Proteins encoded in a region of the Anopheles aquasalis chromosome 2, idAnoAquaMG_Q_19, whole genome shotgun sequence genome:
- the LOC126569715 gene encoding adipocyte plasma membrane-associated protein Hemomucin-like: MGFKGKLLKTALVLMLIAVLPGLPPKTVFPFRPISITPVRPLTGVLAPNRLLNGAERLHENELLQPEGVVVRGNATYVTVYGGKVIELIEGSGTLRTVVKLGPECVGTYSERICGRPLGLDFDTRGNNLIVVDPYLGIWQVHIKTGEKKLLVPKENALIDDGTESKQQQQQQRKQITTRQPNIPNGIAVAKNGDFYWSDTASDFIFEDAIQAVLCNPSGRLLHYSRATGRSRVLLDEIYGANGVVLSPDESFVLVGELGGQLIRRYHLKGPQAGQHDVFLDGLPGAVDNLNGDAGGFWVGLVIAADADNPSFVGMLAPFPNLRQLIVRLFVLIEAPFRLLYQFTGSPYALWATHHIGHLGGLVSLFPDRGTVLRVDWQGNIVFALHNDDTSSHVISQAVRQGKEHLLLGSPVNPWLGRVKLSPETLALLATGSQGAPETKPASAPPRVNREEL, encoded by the exons ATGGGTTTCAAGGGCAAGCTTCTGAAGACGGcactggtgctgatgctgatagcCGTGCTACCTGGACTACCACCGAAAACCGTGTTTCCCTTCCGACCGATTAGCATCACACCGGTGCGGCCACTAACGGGTGTGCTCGCTCCCAACCGCTTACTCAACGGTGCTGAACGGTTGCATGAGAACGAGCTGCTCCAGCCGGAAGGTGTGGTAGTCCGCGGTAACGCTACCTACGTCACCGTGTACGGTGGCAAGGTGATCGAGCTGATAGAAGGCTCCGGTACGCTGCGTACCGTGGTTAAGCTGGGTCCCGAGTGTG TTGGTACCTATTCGGAGCGTATTTGTGGCCGTCCGTTGGGGTTGGATTTCGATACCAGAGGTAATAATTTGATCGTGGTCGACCCGTACCTCGGTATCTGGCAGGTGCACATCAAGACGGGCGAGAAGAAGCTACTCGTCCCCAAGGAGAACGCTCTCATCGATGACGGTACGgaatcgaagcagcagcagcagcagcagcgaaagcagATCACGACACGGCAACCAAACATCCCGAACGGTATTGCTGTAGCGAAGAACGGCGACTTCTACTGGTCCGATACGGCGTCGGATTTCATCTTCGAGGATGCCATCCAGGCGGTGCTGTGTAATCCTTCCGGTCGACTGCTCCACTACTCTCGGGCCACCGGTCGTAGCCGTGTGCTGTTGGATGAAATCTATGGGGCCAACGGGGTAGTGCTGAGCCCGGATGAAAGTTTCGTGCTGGTCGGTGAACTCGGTGGACAGCTGATACGCCGTTATCACCTGAAGGGCCCTCAGGCCGGTCAGCATGACGTGTTCCTGGATGGATTACCGGGCGCTGTCGACAATCTGAACGGTGATGCCGGTGGTTTCTGGGTGGGGCTGGTGATTGCGGCCGATGCAGACAATCCCTCGTTCGTTGGCATGCTGGCACCGTTCCCGAACCTACGTCAGTTAATCGTTCGGTTGTTCGTGCTGATCGAAGCACCGTTCCGCTTGCTGTACCAGTTTACCGGAAGTCCGTACGCCCTGTGGGCTACACATCATATTGGACATCTCGGAGGGTTGGTTAGTCTGTTCCCCGATCGTGGCACGGTGCTGCGTGTCGACTGGCAGGGTAATATCGTGTTCGCGCTCCATAACGATGATACCTCCAGCCACGTCATCTCGCAGGCCGTCCGTCAGGGTAAGGAGCATCTGCTGCTCGGCTCACCCGTCAATCCGTGGCTTGGACGAGTGAAACTTTCACCGGAAACGTTAGCCCTGTTGGCGACCGGTTCGCAAGGAGCACCGGAAACGAAACCTGCCTCCGCACCACCACGCGTGAACCGCGAAGAGCTGTAA
- the LOC126573412 gene encoding exocyst complex component 2 produces MVKNPVVTGISPKEGPPGTRVTIRGEFLGNKSTDLIGLTICGCDCLLSAEWKSDKKIIARTGAAKGKGDIIVITRQGGTGTSTVQFRAYYETIGPMKESAVWIEESPMQSLAWGRRSLAPTGYTQEDPLGLSNEGNEKKFPEDLRDLFPEGSGDLSQESFMPGWFLLENHHATSFEDLKAGLSYLRRRVESQKEGQLSFLKSNAGSVIDQLDTLMTLRDRITQDNRLHGKEPVAKLDKAIRGSIEASHELFREVLARKESADSTRAALSAMSRHKFLFCLPNSVEKAAAKNEFDIVVNDYARVKNLFGKTEVPIFRRVLEEVDIKILAIRQQLHAKIKEMPQGVDQQKRMIKALISLEAQQAGTSMAGKLKVEDPAWDAIEARAKHLEETFLKAFEEYSEKETHGGGSESKSHRHDPTPVTPVRVQFCEEMTEIAASQFPDLWRLGQAYFTGELRGAAQPRPGNFKRIILTAIEQFCAYLRSALLATAGSHRSLSSVGAPKGLPSWPSVNPSLNFLITWLPHCLRYVRVSYATLIRLDLPNEALDIVLKLINELRLYCLSTILRKANERVKKLHERETWELTVVEFAGATSLPAKLREILVEAIDDAQVACLTPEVRESTLLEPQSDGQRQLSKRFQDILGSFCKVLETLALQRSDEDPQQAPILSQLIGFPATLLHQQQQQQQQQQQQQQQQQHQLGSDGDKGGNGSITWEQRLLCCLSNCIYCNRHFFPQLGELFSRHSFPVPTLAIENSRSTVNALFASLLEMYVEHKSDPLVGTIEPSMYLGRFQWDLVGPSEKLSPYAHECLDNLVSVYSEIFAISPFLLRPLLEPIVQTVAEELARLMSCVQKFNVNGSMQARVDINVIRDAVRVYSNETAKSFFVEALDTIPAVPDSDVKIAETVKTIKNNIRLQIMCLQVVDP; encoded by the exons ATGGTAAAGAATCCGGTCGTGACGGGTATATCGCCGAAAGAAGGCCCTCCCGGAACGCGCGTCACGATACGTGGCGAGTTTCTTGGGAATAAATCGACGGATCTTATCG GTCTCACTATCTGCGGTTGCGATTGTTTGCTATCGGCGGAATGGAAATCGGACAAGAAAATCATCGCACGTACGGGAGCGGCCAAGGGAAAGGGCGACATCATCGTGATCACACGGCAGGGCGGCACCGGTACCTCGACCGTACAGTTCCGTGCGTACTATGAAACGATTGGACCGATGAAGGAGTCGGCCGTATGGATCGAGGAGTCCCCGATGCAATCGTTGGCCTGGGGCCGTCGATCACTCGCCCCAACCGGTTACACACAGGAAGATCCGCTCGGTCTTTCGAACGAGGGCAATGAGAAAAAGTTCCCCGAAGATCTGCGTGATCTGTTCCCCGAAGGGTCGGGAGATTTGTCGCAGGAAAGCTTCATGCCCGGTTGGTTTCTGCTGGAAAACCATCATGCCACCTCGTTCGAGGACCTTAAGGCGGGCCTGTCCTATCTGAGACGTCGCGTCGAGAGCCAGAAGGAGGGACAGCTTTCTTTCCTGAAATCAAACGCCGGCTCAGTGATCGACCAGCTGGATACACTGATGACGCTGCGCGATCGCATCACGCAAGACAACCGCCTGCACGGAAAGGAACCGGTAGCCAAGCTAGATAAAGCGATCCGTGGTTCGATCGAGGCGTCACACGAACTGTTCCGGGAGGTGCTCGCTCGGAAAGAGTCGGCCGATTCCACGCGTGCCGCCCTTTCGGCCATGTCGCGCCACAAGTTCCTGTTCTGTTTGCCGAACTCGGTTGAGAAGGCTGCGGCGAAGAATGAGTTCGATATCGTCGTCAATGACTATGCCCGCGTGAAGAACCTGTTCGGAAAGACGGAGGTTCCG ATCTTCCGAAGGGTACTCGAAGAGGTGGACATTAAAATACTGGCCATCCGCCAGCAACTGCACGCAAAAATCAAAGAGATGCCACAAGGTGTCGATCAGCAGAAGCGAATGATCAAAGCTTTGATCAGCCTTGAAGCGCAGCAGGCCGGAACAAGTATGGCCGGAAAGCTAAAGGTAGAAGATCCGGCCTGGGATGCCATCGAAGCACGGGCAAAGCATCTCGAGGAAACGTTCCTAAAAGCATTCGAAGAGTACTCGGAGAAGGAAacgcacggtggtggcagtgagtCCAAGAGCCACCGGCACGATCCCACTCCGGTCACTCCGGTGAGGGTACAGTTTTGTGAGGAAATGACCGAAATCGCCGCCAGTCAGTTTCCCGATCTGTGGCGTCTCGGGCAGGCCTACTTCACCGGTGAGCTGCGTGGTGCGGCCCAACCTAGGCCGGGTAACTTTAAGCGCATAATCCTGACCGCCATTGAGCAGTTTTGTGCGTACCTTCGCTCGGCCCTGCTCGCTACCGCCGGTTCCCATCGTTCActgtcgtcggtcggtgcacCGAAAGGCCTTCCATCCTGGCCATCGGTCAATCCGTCGCTCAATTTCCTCATCACCTGGCTACCACACTGTCTACGGTATGTGCGCGTCTCGTACGCTACGCTCATTCGACTCGATCTGCCAAACGAAGCCCTGGACATTGTGCTGAAGCTGATCAATGAGCTACGTCTGTACTGTCTTTCCACCATTCTGCGGAAAGCGAATGAACGCGTGAAGAAGCTACACGAGCGCGAAACGTGGGAGCTAACGGTGGTCGAGTTTGCCGGGGCCACTAGTTTACCGGCCAAGCTGCGTGAAATCTTGGTCGAGGCAATCGATGATGCCCAGGTGGCTTGTCTTACGCCGGAGGTACGCGAATCGACCCTGCTCGAGCCACAGTCCGATGGACAGCGTCAGCTTTCCAAAAGATTCCAGGACATTCTCGGTTCCTTCTGTAAGGTGCTCGAAACGCTGGCTCTTCAGCGATCGGATGAGGATCCACAGCAAGCGCCGATCTTATCGCAGTTGATCGGATTTCCAGCGACACTAttacaccaacagcagcagcagcagcagcagcagcaacaacagcagcagcagcaacagcaccaactgGGCAGCGACGGTGATAAGGGCGGTAACGGCTCGATCACCTGGGAGCAGCGGCTGCTCTGCTGTCTGTCGAACTGCATCTACTGCAATCGTCACTTTTTCCCCCAGCTCGGTGAACTGTTCTCGCGCCACAGCTTCCCCGTACCGACACTGGCCATCGAGAACTCGCGCTCGACCGTCAACGCTCTGTTTGCCAGCTTGCTTGAAATGTACGTCGAGCATAAGAGTGATCCGCTGGTTGGGACGATCGAACCGTCCATGTACTTGGGACGGTTTCAGTGGGATCTCGTAGGGCCGTCGGAGAAGCTTAGTCCCTATGCACACGAGTGTTTGGACAATCTGGTGTCGGTGTACTCGGAGATATTTGCCATCTCTCCGTTCCTGTTGCGACCACTACTAGAGCCGATCGTGCAAACGGTAGCAGAAGAGCTGGCCCGGTTGATGTCCTGCGTACAAAAGTTCAACGTTAATGGTTCCATGCAGGCCCGGGTCGACATCAACGTCATACGGGATGCGGTGCGCGTTTACAGTAACGAAACGGCAAA ATCGTTCTTCGTGGAGGCATTGGACACAATTCCAGCCGTACCGGACAGTGATGTGAA GATCGCCGAGACGGTGAAGACGATCAAGAACAATATCCGTTTGCAGATCATGTGCCTTCAGGTGGTGGATCCCTGA
- the LOC126573408 gene encoding nicastrin, which translates to MNPATRCGNGTERNRLCWMPGVLFLLLALLGDVQCQRIKDNMYARISGAHCFRRLNGTHVTGCSSEYGGSVGVLHLIERKEDIDFLVNKHPSPPYAPILSPALYTRENILRLRDEAAPYISALVLINNVTGMQHFSQEASCPNEYSSLLFSLGSDDDNDDQDRCSADRPEKSWNPWGSGLLQEAFPFPIYYVAEPPEAEKLRACYFKFNAHDLENQNGRSLCSIEVKAFMSAAVSSANCIRRSNFYSSVIPTTKFCDPLQGKNVYATLFPRTTQAVTDESGARVRDARERIVVVCTRTDTTTMFDGVGLGAMDSVVPFTVLMAVAHFLAKVLPRSERAPNVVFMFFNGESYDYIGSQRFVYDLQTGAFPSRSTQTKPISLDNIELLIELGTLDDLTELQVYHAAPQPMATKMVEVLDKVNKAFNFSITTTKPSKQTTNLPPVSANSFLRENASFPAIIITSPVRNRYYHSVYDGARNLNYRYGNHSKLYDFTLLENLGERRDLWDADSLQMRIRNVSSLIGMSIFELLEGNAYTPEYGANSVLIDEFLYCFLESANCPLFRATLRPGASISEFAGPPARYISVYSSITSEATYWTYQVLGLLVGQRIENVTKEECLARHLPYQWMVGYAGDGMCLLTTQNTSLALSPAFVNETYDWTSYRYSTWTESTWSEMSARIFLRPSPAHETLTLSIGIVVMVISFLLVFLINSRSDVLFNQGSSSTIPIATQPTQC; encoded by the exons ATGAATCCAGCAACGCGGTGCGgtaatggaacggaacggaatcgtcTCTGCTGGATGCCTGGtgtgttgttcttgttgttggcGCTTCTCGGCGACG TCCAATGCCAGCGAATCAAGGACAACATGTACGCGCGTATAAGCGGTGCACACTGCTTCCGACGGCTCAACGGAACGCACGTAACGGGATGTAGCT CCGAGTACGGTGGTTCCGTTGGAGTGTTGCATCTGATcgagagaaaggaagacatCGATTTTCTCGTCAACAAACATCCGTCCCCGCCGTACGCACCGATTTTGTCGCCGGCGCTCTACACGAGGGAGAACATATTGCGGCTTCGGGATGAAGCCGCACCATACATATCGGCCCTGGTGCTTATCAACAATGTGACCGGCATGCAGCACTTTAGCCAGGAGGCGAGCTGTCCAAACGAATATAGTAGCCTCTTGTTTTCGCTCGGAagcgacgatgacaacgatgaCCAAGATCGCTGTAGTGCGGATCGGCCCGAGAAAAGCTGGAACCCGTGGGGTAGCGGTTTGCTGCAGGAagcctttccctttcccatcTACTACGTGGCCGAGCCACCGGAGGCGGAGAAGCTACGCGCTTGTTACTTCAAATTCAATGCCCACGATCTGGAGAACCAGAATGGGCGTAGCTTGTGCAGTATCGAGGTGAAAGCGTTCATGTCGGCCGCGGTCAGCAGTGCCAACTGTATTCGACGGTCGAACTTTTACAGTTCCGTAATCCCCACCACCAAGTTCTGTGACCCGCTGCAGGGAAAGAACGTGTACGCGACACTTTTCCCCCGAACGACGCAAGCTGTGACGGATGAGAGTGGGGCGCGAGTGCGAGATGCCCGGGAACGGATCGTGGTCGTGTGCACGCGCACCGACACGACAACCATGTTCGATGGTGTCGGGCTTGGGGCCATGGACTCGGTCGTACCGTTTACGGTGCTGATGGCGGTCGCACACTTTCTCGCGAAGGTGTTACCGCGCAGTGAACGTGCTCCGAATGTGGTGTTTATGTTCTTTAACGGCGAATCGTACGATTACATCGGATCGCAGCGGTTCGTTTACGATTTGCAAACCGGTGCGTTCCCGAGCCGATCCACTCAAACGAAACCGATCTCGCTGGACAATATTGAGCTGCTGATTGAACTCGGTACGCTGGACGATCTCACGGAACTACAGGTGTACCATGCGGCACCGCAACCGATGGCCACTAAGATGGTGGAAGTGCTGGATAAGGTAAATAAAGCGTTCAACTTTAGCATCACCACGACGAAACCATCGAAGCAAACCACCAACCTGCCACCGGTATCGGCCAACTCGTTCCTGCGCGAAAATGCTTCATttccggccatcatcatcacctcacCGGTGCGGAACCGGTATTATCACTCGGTTTACGATGGCGCAAGGAACTTGAATTACCGCTACGGTAATCACTCGAAGCTGTACGATTTTACGCTGCTGGAAAACCTGGGCGAGCGAAGGGACCTGTGGGATGCGGATTCACTGCAGATGCGCATCCGCAACGTTTCGTCGCTGATCGGGATGAGCATCTTCGAGCTGCTCGAGGGCAATGCGTACACTCCGGAGTACGGTGCGAACAGTGTGTTGATCGACGAGTTCCTGTACTGCTTCCTGGAGTCAGCCAATTGTCCCCTGTTCCGTGCGACGCTTCGGCCCGGAGCGTCGATCAGTGAGTTTGCGGGCCCGCCGGCACGGTACATTAGTGTGTACAGTAGCATCACGTCCGAGGCGACTTACTGGACGTATCAGGTGCTCGGTTTGCTCGTCGGCCAGCGTATCGAGAATGTCACCAAAGAGGAGTGCCTAGCACGCCATCTACCGTACCAGTGGATGGTCGGCTATGCTGGCGATGGAATGTGTCTGCTAACGACGCAAAACACGAGCCTTGCGCTGTCGCCAGCGTTCGTGAACGAAACGTACGACTGGACGTCGTACCGGTACTCGACGTGGACCGAGTCGACCTGGTCGGAGATGTCGGCGCGCATCTTTTTGCGCCCCTCGCCGGCACACGAAACTCTGACGCTGTCGATCGGCATCGTAGTGATGGTCATCTCCTTCCTGCTCGTCTTTCTCATCAACAGCCGGTCGGACGTGCTGTTCAATCAGGGATCCTCGTCAACGATACC GATTGCAACGCAGCCGACGCAGTGTTAA
- the LOC126573409 gene encoding RIB43A-like with coiled-coils protein 2 translates to MLNSLFINHQDQKEALAIERRRRFEESRKQRIFNARRRIIGVDTDALGYQVQEKQEAVQAEAEQARKLAEEVRRQEHVLQLKQREQRQERIRQEDELNRYRATHQRPEQSRDFDLFDPDGLKKELPARTGDDDPRLSVSGAQLFDGEDLQERHRRKVQREQQRSWLEQQIREKRQAEIDRRAAERFLEETLMSREARVHQLNSQERYAREKIQEAVNEFNCRLMHEQDQQRRRKEREEQEDNLAEIYNHLTSDLLTENPDAAKSSFGPNRVITAQYKGMSPEELEQIRQQQEQQLEELNRRRQEEANMRESWDRLANDFDRAVTMKERELMRRRHALAEQIRQENHQLALDQQRKLAHLDQVVYQNRPTQAYFDQFNTCTR, encoded by the exons ATGCTAAATTCGCTCTTTATCAACCACCAGGACCAAAAGGAGGCGCTGGCCATCGAACGAAGGCGCCGGTTCGAGGAATCACGGAAACAGCGCATTTTCAATGCACGCCGCCGGATCATCGGG GTCGATACAGATGCGCTCGGATATCAGGTGCAGGAAAAGCAAGAGGCCGTACAAGCGGAAGCAGAACAGGCCCGTAAGCTCGCCGAGGAAGTGCGCCGACAGGAGCATGTGCTCCAGCTGAAGCAACGCGAACAGCGCCAGGAACGCATCCGGCAGGAAGATGAGTTGAACCGTTACCGGGCAACGCACCAGCGGCCGGAACAATCGCGCGATTTCGATCTATTCGATCCGGATGGGCTGAAAAAGGAATTGCCCGCTCGCACCGGGGACGATGATCCACGACTGAGCGTTTCCGGTGCACAGCTGTTCGACGGTGAGGATCTACAGGAACGCCACCGGCGTAAGGTGCAGCGTGAGCAACAGCGCTCCTGGTTGGAACAACAGATACGGGAAAAGCGCCAGGCCGAAATAGATCGAAGGGCAGCGGAACGGTTCCTCGAGGAGACCCTCATGTCCCGCGAAGCTCGTGTCCATCAGCTAAACTCGCAGGAACGTTATGCGCGTGAGAAAATCCAGGAAGCCGTTAACGAGTTCAACTGCCGCCTCATGCACGAACAGGACCAGCAGCGGCGACGGAAGGAACGCGAAGAACAGGAAGACAATTTGGCCGAGATCTACAACCATCTGACGAGCGATCTGCTGACGGAAAACCCGGACGCGGCCAAGAGTAGCTTCGGTCCGAATCGCGTAATAACGGCACAGTACAAGGGCATGTCGCCGGAGGAGTTGGAACAGATCCgccagcaacaggagcaacagcTGGAGGAGCTCAACCGCAGGCGACAGGAGGAAGCAAACATGCGCGAATCCTGGGATCGATTGGCGAACGATTTCGATCGTGCGGTGACGATGAAGGAACGAGAGCTTATGCGCCGACGGCATGCACTGGCTGAACAGATACGCCAGGAAAACCATCAGCTAGCACTCGATCAGCAACGAAAGTTGGCGCATCTCGATCAGGTGGTTTATCAGAACCGTCCGACACAGGCCTACTTCGATCAGTTCAATACCTGCACCAGATAA
- the LOC126573523 gene encoding adenylyltransferase and sulfurtransferase MOCS3 — MTGELPSPPIAATTEDGAMEIELLENDIRRLRKQLQEKVQQLKALKKHFQKNCISKLNNDEIARYSRQIILSEIGVQGQLKLKKASVLVVGAGGLGCPSALYLAGSGIGCIGILDYDEVELTNLHRQLLHTEATVGLTKVASAQAALEQLNSQIEIVSHHAQLTSENALNLLAPYDVVVDATDNVATRYLLNDACVMLGKPLVSGSALQLEGQLTVYNHRGGPCYRCLYPTPPPPAAVTNCGDGGVLGAITGVIGALQALETIKIVLANDGVLSGRLLLFDGQQSAFRNLKLRPRKPGCAVCSEKPTLTQLIDYEQFCGMKATDKDSAVTLLAPEERISVREYHDEWLMAGRKHLLIDVRSASQYEMCQLPGSPINIPIDDILHDRRTEEIVQKLLASVADEQAAAAASPPPLYLVCRRGNDSQLAVRHLEPLFRARNLPAPRDLIGGLHAWTKTIDPAFPIY, encoded by the exons ATGACCGGAGAGCTACCGTCCCCTcccatcgccgccaccacggaGGACGGCGCCATGGAgatcgagctgctggagaacGATATACGACGATTGCGAAAGCAGCTGCAAGAGAAGGTCCAGCAGCTGAAGGCCTTGAAAAAGCATTTTCAGAAA aACTGTATAAGCAAGCTGAACAACGATGAGATCGCTCGTTACAGTCGTCAGATCATTCTGTCCGAGATTGGCGTCCAGGggcagctgaagctgaagaaggcatccgtgctggtggtcggaGCCGGTGGGCTTGGTTGCCCTTCGGCGCTCTATCTGGCGGGATCGGGCATCGGATGTATCGGTATCCTGGATTACGATGAGGTGGAACTGACCAATCTACACCGACAGCTGCTCCACACCGAAGCAACCGTGGGCCTGACGAAAGTGGCATCCGCCCAAGCAGCACTCGAGCAACTCAACTCGCAGATCGAAATCGTGAGCCATCACGCACAACTGACGAGCGAGAATGCGCTCAATCTGCTCGCACCGTAcgatgtggtggtggatgcaaCGGACAATGTGGCCACCCGGTACCTGCTGAACGATGCGTGCGTCATGCTGGGCAAACCGCTCGTCTCTGGCAGTGCGCTGCAGCTCGAGGGGCAGCTAACCGTGTACAATCATCGCGGTGGACCGTGCTATCGGTGTCTCTATCCAACGCCTCCGCCACCCGCCGCCGTAACGAACTGTGGTGACGGTGGAGTGCTCGGTGCGATCACCGGTGTCATTGGAGCACTCCAAGCCCTGGAAACCATCAAGATCGTGCTCGCGAATGATGGCGTTCTCAGCGgtcggctgttgctgttcgatgggcagcagaGTGCGTTTCGCAATCTGAAGCTACGGCCCCGGAAACCGGGCTGTGCCGTTTGCTCCGAAAAGCCCACCCTGACACAGCTGATCGATTATGAGCAGTTCTGCGGCATGAAGGCTACCGATAAGGACTCCGCGGTGACACTTCTCGCACCCGAGGAACGCATTTCCGTGCGCGAGTATCACGATGAATGGCTGATGGCGGGGCGGAAGCATCTGCTGATCGATGTGCGTAGTGCCAGCCAGTACGAGATGTGTCAATTGCCGGGTTCACCGATAAACATTCCGATCGACGATATTCTGCACGATCGGCGCACCGAGGAAATCGTCCAGAAGCTGCTGGCTAGCGTTGCTGATGAGcaggcggcggcagcggcgtcgCCTCCACCTTTGTACCTTGTCTGTCGCCGCGGCAACGATTCGCAGCTGGCTGTACGGCACCTGGAGCCACTGTTTAGGGCACGAAATCTTCCCGCTCCGCGTGATCTAATCGGTGGCCTGCACGCCTGGACCAAGACCATCGATCCCGCGTTCCCAATCTACTAG
- the LOC126573411 gene encoding histone deacetylase 11, with translation MCTGVNAGSRNDRCSMSGNTSTDEDEDEEETSSSPGHGHTVHISRDRLPIVYRREYSVRFCGLQKLHPFDAAKGANIYRLLKAGGLIPSDGTVYTPPEVTLDELLDVHTKRYIESLKWSLNVAKIAEIPPLMFVPNCFVQRSYLRPMRYQTGGTLLAARIALQSGLGWAINLGGGFHHCSADRGGGFCPYADITLTVRMLLAGGTGIERILIIDLDAHQGNGYARDLMGDAAVYILDMYNYQIYPRDHQAKLAIRRAVELKPHTNDEEYIGKLKRCLEQSLAEFQPNFIIYNAGTDVLKGDPLGLLDITPEGVMERDEIVFRAALKRSIPLAMLMSGGYLRSSARVIANSILNLRAKALLPMVQ, from the exons ATGTGCACCGGTGTGAATGCCGGTTCGCGTAATGATCGCTGTTCAATGAGTGGCAATACCAGcacggacgaggacgaggacgaggaggagacaTCTTCTAGTCCCGGTCATGGTCATACGGTTCACATTAGCCGCGACCGGCTACCGATCGTATACCGGCGTGAGTATTCCGTACGATTCTGTGGGTTGCAGAAGCTCCATCCGTTCGATGCGGCCAAAGGGGCCAACATCTATCGATTGCTGAAGGCCGGAGGGCTCATACCGAGTGATGGCACCGTTTACACACCGCCGGAAGTAACACTCGACGAGCTACTAGATGTGCACACGAAGCGTTACATTGAGAGTTTAAAG TGGAGCCTAAATGTGGCCAAAATAGCAGAAATCCCACCGTTGATGTTTGTGCCAAATTGCTTCGTACAGCGCAGTTACCTGCGCCCGATGCGTTACCAGACCGGAGGGACACTGCTGGCCGCACGCATAGCACTACAGTCAGGCCTTGGATGGGCCATTAATTTGGGTGGCGGTTTCCATCACTGTAGTGCCGATCGGGGTGGAGGCTTCTGCCCTTACGCAGATATCACGCTCACCGTACGCATGCTGCTGGCGGGAGGAACCGGTATCGAGCGGATCCTGATCATCGATCTCGATGCACACCAAGGAAACGGGTACGCACGTGATCTGATGGGTGATGCGGCCGTGTACATCTTGGACATGTACAACTATCAGATCTATCCGCGTGATCATCAAGCGAAGCTTGCCATCAGGCGTGCCGTGGAGCTGAAACCCCATACAAACGATGAGGAGTACATTGGAAAACTGAAAAG ATGCTTGGAGCAATCGCTCGCAGAGTTTCAACCCAACTTTATCATCTACAACGCCGGAACGGACGTGCTAAAAGGTGACCCTCTCGGGCTGCTCGACATCACTCCGGAGGGTGTGATGGAGCGTGATGAAATTGTGTTCCGTGCGGCGCTGAAGCGATCGATCCCCTTGGCGATGTTAATGAGCGGAGGATATCTGCGAAGCTCGGCACGTGTCATCGCCAATTCCATTCTGAATCTTCGCGCTAAGGCGTTGCTACCGATGGTTCaataa